CGCCAGCACGGTCCAGTCCAGCCCGGGGGTGGGCGTGACCGACCCGGGGCCGTTGGCGGCGAGCAGCACGCCGGCGAGCGCGGCCAGCACCGTGGAGCCGACCAGCGCGACCGCGGTGACCACGGCGGCCACCGCACCCCGGCGACGGGCCGGATCGGCGACCGGCCGGTTCCGGCCGACCAGCCGACGGATCGCCCGGATCCCCCCGAACAGCCCGCCGAGGATCGCCACTGCGGCGAACCCGGCGAAGAGGTAGCCGGCGGTACGCCCCGGGTCGTAGTCGCCCTGCACCAGCACGGGCGCCGACCGGCGTTCGATGAACACCATCACGCCGGCCGCGCCGGCCAGGCTGGCCGCCCAGCCCGGCACGTGCAGCACCACCACGGCCAGCGCCAGCGCCAGCCCGCCCAGCGCGGCGACCGCGATGGCCGGGCCGACGGAGTCGCGCAGGCCCTGGTCGCCCTGCTCCGCGTAGTGCAGTGCGGCGGCGAGCGCGATCGGCCCGACCGCCAGGTTCGGGGCGGCGGTACGCAGGCTCAGCCCGGCGGCGAGGGCGAGCAGCCCCAGCCCGACCGCGTCGACCAGCAGCGTGCGCAGGCCGGTGCCGCGCAGCGCCGCCGGGTCGGCCCGCCAGAGCAGCCAGCCCAGGGCGGCGAGAGCGGCCAGCAGCAGGATCTCCCAGACCACGTGCACGCCCACCCGGTCCCGACCGGGCTCACCGTGAGTGGGGTCGTCGAAGACGTTCTCCAGAACGGTGGCGGGGACCCCGGATGAGGGCTCCACCGACCGGTCCCGGCCCGTTTCTTCGTACGTCATGACGCCGCCTCCCCGCTGGCCGGCCCTCCCTGGTCCGGCGCGCGGACGGACCGGGGGCGGCCGTTGCTCTCCGGTCGCAGGCACCGTACCCGCGCCCGGAGCCGGGCGTAACCCCTCTGCTCAGCGCTGGCCGGGGCGGCTCTCCCGCTGGTCGGCGTCGCGCTCGTCGTCCGGGCGCTCCGGCACCCGGCAGGAGCGCTCCAGCCAGAGCGCGGCACCGACCAGCGCCAGCGAGGCGAGCAGGCCACCTCCGGCGGCCGGCCGATCCTCCACGGCAGCCTGGGTGGTCTCGACGAAGAGCCAGCCGGTGAGCCCGGCGTAGAAGCCGGCGAAGATGGCCGCGGCCAGCGCCGACGCCTTGGCCAGCACCAAGAACCGGGCCACCAGCAGCGGGTTGACCGGCTCCCGGCCGGGCTTGCGCTCGATCCGACCTCGGGTGTTGATTGCGGCGTACCCCTCCAGCACGGCGAGCCCGGCCAGTGTCACCACCGGCAGCCAGGGCAGCCGGGGGATGCCGCTGTAGTAGAGGGTGCTGATCAGCAGCCAGGCCACCGCCGCCGCGGCCAGGGCGGCCACGACCAGGGTGGAGATCCGGGTGGGGCCCATCCGCGACCGGTCCGGGCCCGGCCCGCCCGGTGGTGGGGACTTCGCCTGCGTCATGCCGGCCGGCTCCGCTCGGTCATGCCGTCGACTCTAACGCCAACTCCGGCCGCGGACGCAGATCCAGCGCGTGCTCCGCCGCGGGGCCGGCGGTGAGCAGGTCGGTCAGCCAGCCGTGACCGGGCAGCCGTCCGTACGGCTGGATGTCGATCCACGGTCGCAGCACGAAGGCGCGCAGGTGTGCCCGGGGGTGTGGCAGGGTCAGCTCGGGGTCGTCGCTGAGCACCGGCTCGTCGTCGTCGCCCCAGACCGCGATCACGTCCACGTCGAGGGTGCGCGGCCCGAACCGCCGCTGTGGGTCACGGACCCGGCCAGCCGCGCGCTCCGCGGCCCGGGCCCGCTCCAGCCAGTCGCGCGGGGCGGCGGCGTCGTCCTGGGCCAGCAGCACCGCGTTGAGGTACGCGGGCTGGTCCTCGTCCCCCCACGGTGGAGTCTCGTACACGCCGGAGAGCACCAGCACAGCGTCGCCGAGCGTGGCGACGGCCGTCCGGAGATGGCCCAGCCGGTCGCCCAGGTTGCTGCCGAGCGAGAGCACGGCCCGGGTCACCGGGCACGCGCCCGGGTCATGGTGACGGCCACGTCGGTGAAGGTGTGCGGCACCGGCGCCTCCGGCTTGTGCACCGTGATCGTGGCGGTGGCGACCCGCTCGTCGGCCAGGCAGACCGCGAGCAGCCGGTCCGCGAGGGTCTCGATCAGGTTCACCGGCTCACCGGTCACCACCGCGACCAGGCGTTCGGCCAACTCGCCGTAGTGGACGGTGGCGGTGACGTCGTCGCTGGCGGCGGCCGGGGCGAGGTCCAACTCGAGGATCGCGTCGACCACGAAGTCCTGCCCCTGGACACGTTCGAAGTTGTACACCCCGTGCCGGCCACGGGCCCGCAGGCCGGTCAGCTGAATCCGGTCGGTCATCGCTTCCTCTCTCGCCGACCGGCCACCCGACCGGTCGGTCCTGCGCCTGTCGGGGGCGCCTGACGTGGGCCGGCGCGTCCGGCAGTGCACCGGCGCGCCCGACGTGGGCCGGTCATTCGGGCCGCCCGTGACCGACCCGCGTGGTGGCCAGGTGCGGGCGTCCGGTGGCGGCCCAGACGGCGAGCGCGTCGGCGGTGGCCCGCACGTCGTGCACGCGTACCCCCCAGGCGCCCGCCGCGACCGCCAGCACGCTGGTGGCGACGGTGGCCGCCTCCCTCTGCGCGGTGGGTCGCGGCGTGTCGTCCGGGGCGGCGAGCAGCCGGCCCAGGTAGGACTTGCGGCTGGCACCGAAGAGCAGCGGGTACCCGAGATCCAGCAACTCCGGCAGGCGGGCGCTGAGCTCCCAGTTGTGCGCGGCCGTCTTGGCGAAGCCGAGGCCGGGGTCGATGACGATGCGGTCGGCGGCCACCCCGGCGGCCAGCGCCGCGTCGACCCGCTGGGCCAGCTCGGCCCGGACGTCGGCCACCACGTCGGTGTAGCTGGCCAGCTCGCGCATCTGCCGGGAGTGGCCACGCCAGTGCATCAGCACCCAGGGGCAGCCCGCGTCGCGGACCACCCGGGCCATGTTCGGGTCGGCCAGCCCACCGGAGACATCGTTGACCACCGCCGCGCCAGCGCCCAGCGCGGCCTCGGCCACCCGGGCCCGGCTGGTGTCGATGCTGACCCGCACGCCAGCGGCGGTCAGCTCGCGGATGACCGGTAGCACCCGGTCGGCCTCGGTCCCGGCGTCGATCCGCTCCGCGCCCGGGCGGGTCGACTCGCCGCCGACGTCGACCAGGTGCGCCCCTGCGTCGCGCAGACGGACGCCATGTCCGACGGCCGCATCGAGGTCGGCGTACCGTCCGCCGTCGGAGAAGGAGTCCGGCGTGACGTTGAGGACGCCCATCACCACCGGGCCCGGGGCCCGTACCAGATCGGTCACGGCTAGACGGTACCGGTCGCGGCGGCGGTGCCCTCCGACCCGGGTCGGCCGCCGCCCCACCACTCCTGACGTGCGGATTGGAACAGGTGTACGATCGGTCGTCCGGGCAGTATCTGGTAGTCCCGTCGCGGCTTGTCGCAATCCGGGGCGGCCCGTACGCTTTGGAATCGGCCAGCATCGAGATGGCGAAGCCTGGAGGGAGGGCCGAAGCGGGGAAAAACCGCCCAAAGCTCGCCACTCTCCGTGGTGAGTAACGAACGCAGGGTCGAGAACGCTGCGCCCTGCGGAGCACATTTCCCGCCAGGCTTGCCTATTGCACCGCCGCGGCACCCGCCGGCCGCGATATGGGGAGGTTCCAGTGATCGCCTTCGAGCTCATGGAGACGGCGTCGTCCGGCGTCGCCCACGCGCTCTCCACCCTGGCGTCGGCTCCACTCGCCGAGCCGGCACCGAAGGGGATCGACACCAACGGTGTGGTCACCTTCTTCGCCAGCAAGATCGCGCCAATCCTGCTGGCCGTCCTGGGCGTCATCTTCATCGGCCGAGCCAGCCGGGGCGAGATCTCCAAGGTGCTGACCAGCTCCGCGATCGCCATCGTCGGGCTGGCCTTCATCGCCGGCGCGGCCACACTCTTCTTCGTCGGCGATTACCTGATCGACCTGATCTTCGAATAGGCGCGGTCACCAGATGCGGCTGCGCACCGACGACGACATCTACCGGGCCCGCCTGGTCTACCTCGGGCCGCCCGGCTACACCCTTCCGGTCCACCTGCCGTACGCCCAGTACGGGCTCTTCATGCTGCTCGTCCCCCTCTACATGTTCATCCACTGGCTGTTCACGCTGACGGTCGAGCTCTTCCCGGCCTGGGAGATCGCGCTCGCCATCGTGACCACGTCGT
The nucleotide sequence above comes from Micromonospora sp. NBC_00389. Encoded proteins:
- a CDS encoding DUF3180 domain-containing protein, which encodes MTQAKSPPPGGPGPDRSRMGPTRISTLVVAALAAAAVAWLLISTLYYSGIPRLPWLPVVTLAGLAVLEGYAAINTRGRIERKPGREPVNPLLVARFLVLAKASALAAAIFAGFYAGLTGWLFVETTQAAVEDRPAAGGGLLASLALVGAALWLERSCRVPERPDDERDADQRESRPGQR
- the folK gene encoding 2-amino-4-hydroxy-6-hydroxymethyldihydropteridine diphosphokinase, which translates into the protein MTRAVLSLGSNLGDRLGHLRTAVATLGDAVLVLSGVYETPPWGDEDQPAYLNAVLLAQDDAAAPRDWLERARAAERAAGRVRDPQRRFGPRTLDVDVIAVWGDDDEPVLSDDPELTLPHPRAHLRAFVLRPWIDIQPYGRLPGHGWLTDLLTAGPAAEHALDLRPRPELALESTA
- a CDS encoding ABC transporter permease, with translation MTYEETGRDRSVEPSSGVPATVLENVFDDPTHGEPGRDRVGVHVVWEILLLAALAALGWLLWRADPAALRGTGLRTLLVDAVGLGLLALAAGLSLRTAAPNLAVGPIALAAALHYAEQGDQGLRDSVGPAIAVAALGGLALALAVVVLHVPGWAASLAGAAGVMVFIERRSAPVLVQGDYDPGRTAGYLFAGFAAVAILGGLFGGIRAIRRLVGRNRPVADPARRRGAVAAVVTAVALVGSTVLAALAGVLLAANGPGSVTPTPGLDWTVLAIGMALLGGTSAFGRRGGVFGTLLAVGLVTTFQAYARARDWTVDTWTVGGVAIGVGLLVTRLVETFGRPRPGSTDRPEPVGDGTISTGWNVPLSQPVDNWPPTLPTPAAPQQADPWRDPRWEDSPRRWDDGR
- the folB gene encoding dihydroneopterin aldolase, with translation MTDRIQLTGLRARGRHGVYNFERVQGQDFVVDAILELDLAPAAASDDVTATVHYGELAERLVAVVTGEPVNLIETLADRLLAVCLADERVATATITVHKPEAPVPHTFTDVAVTMTRARAR
- the folP gene encoding dihydropteroate synthase → MTDLVRAPGPVVMGVLNVTPDSFSDGGRYADLDAAVGHGVRLRDAGAHLVDVGGESTRPGAERIDAGTEADRVLPVIRELTAAGVRVSIDTSRARVAEAALGAGAAVVNDVSGGLADPNMARVVRDAGCPWVLMHWRGHSRQMRELASYTDVVADVRAELAQRVDAALAAGVAADRIVIDPGLGFAKTAAHNWELSARLPELLDLGYPLLFGASRKSYLGRLLAAPDDTPRPTAQREAATVATSVLAVAAGAWGVRVHDVRATADALAVWAATGRPHLATTRVGHGRPE